A section of the Pseudorasbora parva isolate DD20220531a chromosome 2, ASM2467924v1, whole genome shotgun sequence genome encodes:
- the nme3 gene encoding nucleoside diphosphate kinase 3 isoform X2, whose translation MIILCLTIFATVFKAGWTGANERTFIAVKPDGVQRRLVGEIVRRFERKGFKLVGMKFLQASEEQLKKHYWDLREKPFYNSLVNYMSSGPIVAMVWQGLDVVKTARKMLGETNPADSLPGTIRGDFCVEVSRNVIHGSDSVESAQKEIALWFEHHELFCWEECSQHWIYA comes from the exons ATGATCATACTTTGCTTAACAATATTCGCGACCGTTTTCAAGGCGG GATGGACTGGCGCAAACGAGCGCACGTTCATCGCAGTGAAGCCAGATGGTGTTCAGCGCAGACTGGTGGGTGAGATTGTCCGCCGCTTTGAACGCAAGGGTTTCAAACTTGTCGGCATGAAGTTCCTGCAG GCATCAGAGGAGCAGCTCAAAAAGCATTACTGGGACCTAAGAGAGAAGCCTTTCTACAACAGCTTGGTCAACTACATGAGCTCCGGACCCATTGTTGCTATG gTATGGCAAGGGCTGGATGTGGTGAAGACTGCCAGAAAGATGCTTGGAGAGACAAATCCAGCAGACTCTCTCCCAGGCACTATCAGAGGAGACTTTTGCGTGGAAGTGAGCAG GAATGTGATCCATGGCAGTGATTCGGTTGAAAGTGCTCAGAAAGAGATCGCACTGTGGTTCGAGCATCATGAGTTGTTCTGCTGGGAAGAGTGCAGTCAGCACTGGATCTATGCCTGA
- the nme3 gene encoding nucleoside diphosphate kinase 3 isoform X1 — protein sequence MGSKRSLTDTKELADLAAKHARIIESGWTGANERTFIAVKPDGVQRRLVGEIVRRFERKGFKLVGMKFLQASEEQLKKHYWDLREKPFYNSLVNYMSSGPIVAMVWQGLDVVKTARKMLGETNPADSLPGTIRGDFCVEVSRNVIHGSDSVESAQKEIALWFEHHELFCWEECSQHWIYA from the exons ATGGGTTCTAAAAGGTCATTAACCGACACAAAAGAGCTCGCGGATTTAGCGGCAAAACACGCGAGGATTATTGAATCAG GATGGACTGGCGCAAACGAGCGCACGTTCATCGCAGTGAAGCCAGATGGTGTTCAGCGCAGACTGGTGGGTGAGATTGTCCGCCGCTTTGAACGCAAGGGTTTCAAACTTGTCGGCATGAAGTTCCTGCAG GCATCAGAGGAGCAGCTCAAAAAGCATTACTGGGACCTAAGAGAGAAGCCTTTCTACAACAGCTTGGTCAACTACATGAGCTCCGGACCCATTGTTGCTATG gTATGGCAAGGGCTGGATGTGGTGAAGACTGCCAGAAAGATGCTTGGAGAGACAAATCCAGCAGACTCTCTCCCAGGCACTATCAGAGGAGACTTTTGCGTGGAAGTGAGCAG GAATGTGATCCATGGCAGTGATTCGGTTGAAAGTGCTCAGAAAGAGATCGCACTGTGGTTCGAGCATCATGAGTTGTTCTGCTGGGAAGAGTGCAGTCAGCACTGGATCTATGCCTGA